In one window of Streptomyces sp. NBC_01224 DNA:
- a CDS encoding sec-independent translocase encodes MFSDVGPLELITLAFLAVLLFGPDKLPELIQNVTGLIRKFRQFTESAKQEIRSELGPEFGDFEFEDLHPKTLVRKHVLNGDGLGFDEIRSALDPGQELAEVADAIRDTADGEAPESSATGPVLQAKAPGPVSFKKDGETTAPAHTPFDADVT; translated from the coding sequence GTGTTCTCTGATGTGGGCCCGCTGGAACTGATCACACTCGCTTTTCTTGCTGTCCTTCTATTCGGCCCGGACAAGCTGCCGGAGCTCATTCAGAATGTGACGGGACTCATCCGTAAGTTCCGGCAGTTCACCGAGAGCGCGAAGCAGGAGATCCGGTCCGAACTCGGTCCGGAGTTCGGGGACTTCGAGTTCGAGGATCTCCACCCCAAGACGCTCGTACGCAAGCACGTCCTGAACGGCGACGGCCTCGGATTTGACGAGATCCGCAGTGCTCTCGACCCTGGGCAGGAGTTGGCGGAGGTCGCTGACGCCATCCGCGACACAGCTGATGGCGAAGCGCCGGAGAGCTCTGCGACGGGGCCCGTCCTGCAGGCCAAAGCACCGGGCCCCGTGTCCTTCAAGAAGGACGGGGAGACGACGGCGCCCGCGCACACGCCGTTCGACGCCGATGTGACCTAA
- a CDS encoding TerD family protein, with protein sequence MAGVRLSKGGNVSPSKESPGLTTVTVGLGWDVHTTTGTDYDLDACALLCIEAGKVVSDRHFSFCNNLKSPEGPDEHTGHNPTGEGEGDDESINVNLDTAPTGIAEIVFPVSIHEADSLGQSFGRVSNAFIRVINRANNVELARYDLSEDASTETAMVFGELYRHGGEWKIRAVGQGYASGLAGIESDNAVNV encoded by the coding sequence ATCGCGGGCGTCCGCCTGTCCAAGGGTGGCAACGTATCGCCGAGCAAGGAATCGCCCGGCCTGACCACCGTGACGGTCGGTCTCGGTTGGGATGTGCACACCACCACCGGCACGGACTATGACCTGGACGCCTGCGCCCTGCTGTGCATCGAGGCCGGAAAGGTTGTCTCCGACCGACACTTCAGCTTCTGCAACAACCTCAAGAGCCCCGAGGGCCCGGACGAGCACACCGGCCACAACCCCACCGGTGAGGGCGAGGGCGACGACGAATCCATCAATGTCAACCTCGACACCGCCCCCACCGGGATCGCGGAGATCGTCTTCCCGGTCTCCATCCACGAGGCCGATAGCCTCGGTCAGAGCTTTGGCCGGGTCAGCAACGCCTTCATCCGCGTGATCAACCGCGCCAACAACGTCGAACTCGCCCGCTACGACCTGTCCGAGGACGCCTCCACCGAGACGGCAATGGTCTTCGGCGAGCTCTACCGGCACGGAGGCGAGTGGAAGATCCGCGCGGTCGGCCAGGGCTACGCCTCCGGCCTGGCCGGCATCGAATCCGACAACGCCGTCAACGTCTGA
- a CDS encoding recombinase family protein, translating into MVHEMKRLGRGALELLKVAEELRDAEIELEFLTGPLAGKHNPSGHGAALFAFFAAMAESERDYIRDKTLEGQETARTKGKAIGVSRSPTRTCSPPPCACATTNASRLVIRTGKKRGQHPAPATVMRMLREHDEQTATATPEPTA; encoded by the coding sequence GTGGTGCACGAGATGAAGCGGCTCGGCCGCGGCGCCCTGGAACTCCTCAAGGTCGCCGAGGAACTGCGCGACGCCGAGATCGAGCTGGAGTTCCTCACCGGCCCTCTGGCCGGGAAGCACAACCCGTCCGGCCACGGGGCCGCCCTGTTCGCCTTCTTCGCCGCCATGGCGGAGTCCGAGCGCGACTACATCCGCGACAAGACCCTCGAAGGCCAGGAGACCGCCCGTACGAAGGGCAAGGCGATCGGCGTGTCAAGGTCTCCGACGAGGACATGCTCGCCACCGCCCTGCGCCTGCGCGACGACGAACGCCTCTCGCCTCGTCATCCGCACCGGCAAGAAGCGCGGCCAGCACCCAGCCCCGGCCACCGTCATGCGCATGCTGCGCGAACACGACGAGCAGACAGCCACAGCCACTCCGGAGCCCACGGCCTGA
- a CDS encoding IS1380 family transposase, with the protein MKKRIGSYPRVRIEGGGSGVVSQAGGVLLVETARKTGLDTEISAALRPWRRPRAVHDPGKILLDVALAVALGGDCLADAGLLRAEPAVFGPVASDPTVSRLIDTLAAAGDKALTAIRSARAEVREYVWTLAKDAAPDRGGQVIVDLDGVLVLAHSDKQDAAATWKKSFGHHPLMGFVDHGSGGTGEPVAALLRPGNAGSNTAADHITATQLALAQLPKRHRRGRSTLIRTDSAGGTHEFLAWLTKRGRWLSYSVGMTITEQIHQAVLKVPASAWTPAVEPGGEIRDGAWTAELDGDTLKGWPKGMRLIVRKERPHPGAQLRFTDADGLRLTCFATNTTGGKITDLELRHRRRARAEDRIRNARATGLRNLPLHETAQNRIWLEIVQLALDLLAWMPMLALTGKPRLWEPRRLRLRLFSAAAQLITTARQRHLRFAHHWPWTDVITDAIRRLDTLPNPR; encoded by the coding sequence GTGAAGAAGCGTATCGGGTCCTATCCGCGTGTCCGCATCGAGGGCGGCGGGAGCGGGGTGGTCTCGCAGGCTGGCGGAGTACTGCTGGTCGAGACTGCCCGTAAGACCGGCCTGGATACCGAGATATCGGCGGCGCTGAGGCCGTGGCGGCGGCCTCGGGCGGTGCACGATCCGGGCAAGATCCTGCTGGATGTGGCTCTCGCGGTCGCGCTGGGCGGGGACTGCCTGGCCGATGCGGGACTGCTGCGGGCCGAGCCGGCCGTGTTCGGGCCGGTGGCCTCCGACCCAACGGTCTCCCGGCTGATCGACACCCTCGCCGCGGCCGGGGACAAGGCCCTGACCGCGATCCGCTCGGCGCGCGCCGAAGTGCGCGAGTACGTCTGGACGTTGGCCAAAGATGCGGCGCCGGATAGGGGCGGCCAGGTGATTGTGGACCTGGACGGAGTGCTGGTCCTGGCCCACTCCGACAAGCAGGACGCGGCCGCGACCTGGAAGAAGTCGTTTGGACATCACCCCCTGATGGGCTTCGTCGACCACGGAAGCGGTGGCACCGGGGAGCCGGTGGCAGCACTGTTGCGGCCGGGGAACGCGGGATCCAACACCGCCGCCGACCACATCACCGCCACTCAACTCGCTTTGGCCCAGCTCCCCAAGCGTCACCGGCGCGGCCGGTCCACACTGATCCGTACCGACTCCGCGGGCGGCACCCATGAGTTCCTCGCCTGGCTCACGAAACGGGGCCGGTGGCTGTCGTACTCGGTCGGGATGACCATCACTGAGCAGATTCATCAGGCCGTGTTGAAGGTCCCGGCCTCCGCCTGGACCCCAGCGGTCGAGCCGGGCGGCGAGATCCGCGACGGCGCCTGGACCGCCGAACTCGACGGCGACACACTCAAGGGCTGGCCGAAGGGAATGCGGCTGATCGTCCGCAAGGAACGGCCCCACCCCGGCGCCCAGTTGCGCTTCACCGACGCCGACGGCCTGCGGCTCACCTGCTTCGCCACCAACACGACGGGCGGGAAGATCACGGACCTGGAACTGAGGCACCGCCGACGGGCGAGGGCAGAGGACCGCATTCGGAACGCACGGGCCACCGGCCTGCGGAACCTGCCCCTGCACGAGACCGCACAGAACCGGATCTGGCTGGAGATCGTCCAGCTCGCCCTCGACCTGCTCGCCTGGATGCCGATGCTCGCTCTGACCGGCAAACCCCGCCTCTGGGAGCCCCGCCGCCTGCGGTTGCGGCTGTTCTCCGCCGCTGCCCAACTCATCACCACCGCCCGCCAACGGCACCTGCGATTCGCCCACCACTGGCCATGGACCGACGTGATCACAGACGCGATCAGACGGCTCGACACCCTCCCGAACCCACGCTGA